A genomic window from Punica granatum isolate Tunisia-2019 chromosome 2, ASM765513v2, whole genome shotgun sequence includes:
- the LOC116197217 gene encoding tropinone reductase-like 1, whose translation MASFQTTHRRLESKVVIITGGASGIGASSATLFWEHGAFVVIADIRDELGQALVGKLGKRASYVHCDVSKEGDISSLVDTTVAKHGKLDVMYNNAGVVDRPWSSILESIKADMDRVVGVNLYGAFYGAKHAARVMVPRRGGCILFTTSSCTAISGFASHPYMASKCAIVGMAKSLAGELGQHGIRVNCISPHAVAGTRISSEMKGLEGMPAEASKEALGEMGNLKGQVLEPESIAQAALFLASDEANYVSGLNLLVDGGFSVVNPSLMIAAMGMGHPRQ comes from the coding sequence ATTGGAAAGCAAGGTGGTAATCATCACCGGCGGGGCGAGCGGTATTGGGGCTAGCTCGGCCACCTTGTTCTGGGAGCATGGTGCTTTCGTGGTGATTGCAGATATCCGCGATGAACTAGGACAGGCCCTCGTTGGCAAGCTCGGTAAGAGGGCCTCATACGTCCACTGTGATGTGTCGAAGGAGGGAGATATCTCCAGCCTTGTGGACACGACAGTTGCTAAGCATGGGAAGCTCGACGTCATGTACAACAATGCCGGTGTCGTCGACCGCCCTTGGAGCAGCATCCTGGAGTCGATCAAGGCTGACATGGACCGGGTCGTAGGAGTCAACCTCTATGGGGCTTTCTATGGGGCAAAGCACGCGGCGAGGGTCATGGTCCCTCGGCGTGGCGGCTGCATACTGTTCACCACCAGTTCCTGCACAGCAATCTCCGGGTTTGCCAGCCACCCTTACATGGCCTCCAAGTGCGCCATCGTCGGCATGGCGAAGAGCCTGGCAGGTGAGCTTGGACAGCATGGTATAAGAGTCAACTGCATCTCCCCGCATGCCGTCGCGGGGACTCGGATCAGTTCGGAGATGAAGGGACTCGAAGGGATGCCTGCAGAGGCGTCCAAGGAAGCGTTGGGTGAGATGGGCAACTTGAAGGGCCAGGTTCTCGAGCCAGAGAGCATCGCACAGGCTGCTCTGTTCCTGGCAAGCGACGAGGCCAATTACGTGAGCGGGCTCAACCTCTTGGTGGATGGAGGGTTCAGTGTGGTCAATCCTTCCTTGATGATAGCAGCCATGGGCATGGGTCATCCTCGACAGTGA